A single region of the Jatrophihabitans sp. GAS493 genome encodes:
- a CDS encoding SCO4848 family membrane protein: MQLTRRVSWLLLAFGVWSWIIWPTFLKNIWKDPRSWNDGMTAFFTVHLLLTVASLAFGTAIGILGLRGVRAASAAVR; encoded by the coding sequence ATGCAACTCACACGCCGGGTCTCCTGGCTTCTGCTGGCCTTCGGCGTCTGGTCCTGGATCATCTGGCCGACCTTCCTCAAGAACATCTGGAAGGATCCGCGCTCCTGGAACGACGGGATGACTGCCTTCTTCACCGTGCACCTGCTGCTCACCGTGGCGTCGCTGGCCTTCGGCACCGCGATCGGGATCCTCGGCCTGCGTGGAGTTCGAGCGGCTTCGGCGGCAGTGCGCTAA
- a CDS encoding ATP-binding protein — translation MTANADAPADPLTTSPVAVSTDGRTFTYRGGDDALLLGDLILLQTPDSASFLGQVLEQAPESTGTAVISAGSVIGLLDADGVPRRSGRRPFAAATVVPADAAVIEALQRDSGAGMTIGTWRNGALDVAARLRAAGFNRHTFLCGQSGSGKTYALGVILEQLLLDTNLRMVILDPNADFVRLGDTRPETTAADAQRLGEAEVRVLRSNAGGGQPLRMRFMTLPRQAQAAVLQLDPLVDRGEYNLFIHMMANLTAQSLGEMIERLRAGGADDRALAQRIENLGLTSWEVFAAENASASEVVATGARVTVMDLGGFEHPLEPHAVSLALVERLWANRESRTPTLIVIDEAHNLCPAQPSNSVQAAITERLIQIAAEGRKYGLWLLLSTQRPSKLHPQVISQCDNLALMRMNSTADLAELGEIFGFVPPQLLQMSRNFVQGEALVAGGFVPAPALVRMGARLTQEGGRDVSVPVV, via the coding sequence GTGACTGCCAACGCTGACGCACCCGCCGATCCACTCACTACATCCCCTGTCGCCGTCTCCACCGACGGGCGTACCTTCACCTATCGCGGAGGCGACGACGCGCTGCTGCTCGGCGACCTGATACTGCTCCAGACACCGGATTCGGCGAGTTTCCTGGGCCAGGTCCTCGAGCAGGCTCCTGAATCCACCGGCACCGCGGTGATCAGCGCAGGCTCGGTCATCGGCCTGCTCGACGCCGACGGCGTGCCCCGGCGCTCCGGGCGGCGCCCCTTCGCCGCGGCCACCGTTGTCCCGGCCGACGCCGCCGTGATCGAGGCCCTGCAGCGCGACAGCGGCGCCGGGATGACGATCGGAACCTGGCGCAACGGGGCTCTCGACGTCGCGGCCCGGCTACGGGCGGCCGGATTCAATCGGCACACCTTTCTCTGCGGTCAGAGCGGCTCCGGCAAGACCTACGCGCTGGGCGTGATCCTCGAACAGCTGCTGCTCGACACCAATCTGCGGATGGTCATTCTCGACCCGAACGCCGACTTCGTGCGTCTGGGTGACACCCGGCCCGAGACCACCGCCGCCGACGCCCAACGGCTGGGCGAGGCCGAGGTGCGGGTGCTTCGCTCGAACGCCGGCGGCGGGCAGCCACTGCGGATGCGCTTCATGACGCTGCCGCGCCAGGCCCAGGCCGCGGTGCTCCAGCTCGATCCGCTGGTCGATCGCGGTGAGTACAACCTCTTCATTCACATGATGGCCAACCTCACCGCGCAGAGCCTGGGCGAGATGATCGAGCGGCTGCGGGCCGGGGGCGCCGACGATCGGGCGCTGGCGCAGCGGATCGAGAACCTGGGTTTGACGAGCTGGGAGGTGTTCGCCGCCGAGAACGCGTCGGCATCGGAGGTGGTGGCCACCGGGGCCCGGGTCACGGTGATGGACCTCGGCGGCTTTGAGCATCCGCTCGAGCCCCATGCGGTGAGTCTGGCGCTGGTCGAGCGCCTCTGGGCCAACCGGGAGAGTCGCACCCCGACGCTGATCGTGATCGACGAGGCGCACAACCTCTGCCCGGCCCAGCCGTCCAACTCGGTGCAGGCGGCCATCACCGAGCGGCTGATCCAGATCGCCGCCGAGGGCCGCAAGTACGGCCTCTGGCTTCTCCTCTCGACCCAGCGCCCGTCCAAGCTGCACCCGCAGGTGATCTCGCAGTGCGACAACCTGGCGTTGATGAGAATGAACTCGACGGCCGATCTGGCCGAGCTGGGCGAGATCTTCGGGTTCGTGCCCCCGCAGCTGCTACAGATGTCGCGCAACTTCGTACAGGGGGAGGCACTCGTCGCCGGCGGCTTCGTGCCGGCCCCGGCGCTGGTGCGGATGGGGGCTCGGCTAACCCAGGAGGGCGGCCGGGACGTCTCGGTCCCGGTGGTTTAG
- a CDS encoding SulP family inorganic anion transporter, whose amino-acid sequence MPRWKSDLIPVSLRSYQRRWLRADVLAGVTLAAVAIPETMGYTSIAQMPIVTGLYTIIFPTVLFALLGSSKLLVVGADSATAAILAAGLAGVSISGLTPDSPKWVAFAGLTALVCGGLLAIARLLRLGFLGDFLSASVLIGFLTGVGIQVLSGQIPDMLGISGGTGNWFKKQWHWITSLSQISWTTFAFAAGAILIILGFGRFAPKIPGAIVAVVLSIVLSATLDASAHGVAIVGAVKGGFPPVGLPSGITWSDVPKVIAVAFSCAVLIIAQSAATSRSFAMKHGDPVDINRDLIGLSGSNIAAGLTGTFVVNGSPTKTQILDGQRGRTQLANLTMSVVTLLVVLFFTGVLKDMPEAVLGAIVFLVGVDLIDVSGLRRIYRRRVVEFAIAAVTGFVVFAIGVEQGIILAIVLSILEIVRRQYNPTYFVVGVNKEGEPTYQPAIAGAQSEPGLIVFRYDADLFYANVNRFVDDVERLISTAPDPVRCLILDAAALSDVDYSAGISLANLLEYLGVHHIEFKIARVDSELHRTLVSYDLMELIGEQNVYGNLVDAVAAFRSEARPV is encoded by the coding sequence ATGCCGCGCTGGAAATCTGATTTGATCCCGGTCTCGCTGCGCTCGTATCAGCGAAGGTGGCTGCGCGCCGACGTGCTGGCCGGCGTCACGCTGGCCGCGGTCGCCATCCCGGAGACGATGGGCTACACCTCGATCGCGCAGATGCCGATCGTGACCGGCCTCTACACGATCATCTTCCCGACGGTGCTCTTCGCGCTGCTGGGTTCGTCGAAGCTGCTCGTGGTGGGCGCTGACTCCGCAACCGCGGCGATCCTGGCCGCCGGCCTGGCGGGGGTGTCGATCTCCGGGCTGACCCCGGACTCGCCGAAGTGGGTGGCCTTCGCCGGCCTGACGGCGCTGGTCTGCGGTGGTCTGCTGGCTATCGCTCGGTTGCTGCGCCTCGGCTTCCTCGGTGACTTCCTCTCGGCCTCGGTACTGATCGGCTTCCTCACCGGCGTCGGCATACAGGTCCTCTCCGGCCAGATCCCGGACATGTTGGGAATCTCGGGCGGAACCGGGAACTGGTTCAAAAAGCAGTGGCATTGGATCACCTCGCTGTCGCAGATCAGCTGGACCACCTTCGCCTTCGCCGCCGGGGCCATCCTCATCATTCTGGGGTTCGGCCGCTTCGCCCCGAAGATCCCCGGTGCGATCGTCGCCGTGGTGCTGTCGATCGTGCTCTCGGCGACCCTCGACGCATCGGCGCACGGAGTGGCGATCGTGGGGGCGGTGAAGGGGGGATTTCCGCCGGTCGGTCTTCCCTCCGGGATCACCTGGAGCGACGTGCCGAAGGTGATCGCGGTGGCCTTCTCCTGCGCGGTGCTGATCATTGCTCAGAGCGCGGCGACCTCGCGTAGCTTCGCGATGAAGCACGGCGACCCGGTCGACATCAACCGTGACCTGATCGGACTCAGTGGCAGCAACATCGCGGCCGGACTCACCGGCACGTTCGTGGTCAACGGCAGCCCGACCAAGACCCAGATCCTGGACGGGCAGCGCGGCCGCACCCAGCTGGCGAACCTCACGATGTCGGTGGTGACCCTGCTGGTGGTGTTGTTCTTCACGGGGGTGTTGAAGGACATGCCCGAGGCGGTGCTGGGTGCGATCGTCTTCCTGGTCGGCGTCGACCTCATCGACGTCTCCGGGCTGCGGCGGATCTACCGGCGTCGGGTCGTCGAGTTCGCCATTGCCGCCGTCACCGGCTTCGTGGTCTTCGCGATCGGCGTCGAGCAGGGCATCATCCTGGCCATCGTGTTGTCGATCCTGGAGATCGTCCGTCGCCAGTACAACCCGACCTACTTCGTCGTCGGAGTGAACAAGGAGGGCGAGCCGACCTACCAGCCGGCGATCGCGGGGGCCCAGAGCGAGCCGGGTCTCATCGTCTTTCGCTACGACGCCGACCTCTTCTACGCCAACGTCAACCGCTTCGTCGACGACGTGGAGAGGCTCATTTCAACTGCGCCGGATCCGGTGCGCTGCCTGATCCTCGATGCGGCCGCCCTGTCGGATGTCGACTACTCCGCGGGGATCAGTCTGGCCAATCTGCTGGAGTACCTGGGTGTGCACCACATTGAATTCAAGATCGCCCGGGTCGACTCAGAGTTGCATCGGACGCTGGTCAGCTACGACCTGATGGAACTCATCGGTGAGCAGAACGTCTACGGCAACCTCGTCGATGCGGTCGCCGCCTTCCGGAGCGAAGCGCGACCGGTCTGA
- a CDS encoding succinate dehydrogenase iron-sulfur subunit, with protein sequence MTAVTDEAPGKALPTPHVAGAPTPRTITVKIRRFNPEVDAEPHWQSFVVNGFNSDRVLNLLHTIKWEQDGTLTFRRSCAHGVCGSDAMRINGVNRLACKVLVRDMPDEITIEPIKGLPVEKDLVVDMEPFFEAYRSIKPFLITYGNQPTKEHIQSQADRDRFDDTTKCILCAACTTSCPVYWTDGSYFGPAAIVNAHRFIFDSRDQGTEERLEILNDREGVWRCRTTFNCTEACPRGIEITKAIQEVKRALLFRRV encoded by the coding sequence ATGACTGCAGTTACTGACGAAGCCCCCGGCAAGGCGCTACCGACGCCCCACGTGGCCGGCGCCCCGACGCCGCGCACCATCACGGTGAAGATCCGGCGCTTCAACCCGGAGGTCGACGCCGAACCGCACTGGCAGTCCTTCGTCGTCAATGGCTTCAACTCCGACCGGGTGCTGAACCTGCTGCACACCATCAAGTGGGAGCAGGACGGGACGCTCACCTTCCGCCGCTCCTGCGCGCACGGGGTCTGCGGCTCGGACGCCATGCGGATCAACGGCGTCAACCGGCTGGCCTGCAAGGTGCTGGTCCGGGATATGCCCGATGAGATCACCATCGAGCCGATCAAGGGCCTTCCGGTGGAGAAGGATCTCGTCGTCGACATGGAGCCGTTCTTCGAGGCCTACCGCTCGATCAAGCCGTTCCTCATCACCTACGGCAACCAGCCGACCAAGGAGCACATCCAGTCCCAGGCCGACCGGGACCGCTTCGACGACACCACCAAGTGCATCCTCTGCGCCGCCTGCACCACCTCCTGCCCGGTGTATTGGACCGACGGCTCGTACTTCGGCCCGGCGGCCATCGTCAACGCGCACCGGTTCATCTTCGACAGCCGCGACCAGGGCACCGAGGAGCGGCTGGAGATCCTCAACGACCGTGAGGGTGTCTGGCGCTGCCGCACCACCTTCAACTGCACCGAGGCCTGCCCGCGCGGCATCGAGATCACCAAGGCGATCCAGGAAGTCAAGCGCGCTCTGCTCTTCCGCCGCGTCTGA
- the sdhA gene encoding succinate dehydrogenase flavoprotein subunit: MQEHSYDVVIVGAGGAGMRAALESSSRVRTAVLTKLYPTRSHTGAAQGGMCAALANVEEDNWEWHTFDTVKGGDYLVDQDAAEVMCKEAIDAVLDLEKMGLPFNRTPEGRIDQRRFGGHTRNHGESAVRRSCYAADRTGHMILQTLYQNCVKQGVEFYNEFYVLDLLLVDDAEGNPQAAGVVAYELASGEIHVFKAKSVVFATGGVGKVFKTTTNAHTLTGDGMGVVYRKNLPLEDMEFYQFHPTGLAGLGILLSEAARGEGAILRNSEGERFMERYAPTIKDLAPRDIVARSMASEVREGRGAGPNRDYVYLDLTHLEPAHIDAKLPDITEFARTYLGVEPYTEPVPVYPSAHYAMGGVPTNIRAEVLRNNTDIVPGLYAAGEVACVSVHGSNRLGTNSLLDINVFGRRAGIAAAEHAVASQHLELPETPSAFVEGLISTLMNSTGSERVSTIRTELQATMDLNAQVYRTEESLKQAESDIAALRERYVNVSIGDKGKRFNSDLLEAIELGFLLEIAEIMVVSAKARNESRGAHFREDYPNRDDVNFMRHTMAYRQPDGSIALDYKPVVQTRYMPMERKY; the protein is encoded by the coding sequence GTGCAAGAGCATTCATACGACGTAGTCATCGTCGGCGCGGGTGGCGCAGGTATGCGCGCCGCCCTGGAATCTTCCAGCCGCGTGCGTACGGCCGTGCTCACCAAGCTCTACCCCACCCGCTCGCACACCGGTGCCGCTCAGGGCGGCATGTGCGCAGCGCTGGCCAATGTCGAGGAAGACAACTGGGAGTGGCACACCTTCGACACCGTCAAAGGCGGCGACTACCTCGTCGACCAGGACGCGGCCGAGGTGATGTGCAAGGAGGCCATCGACGCTGTCCTCGACCTGGAGAAGATGGGGCTGCCGTTCAACCGCACGCCGGAGGGGCGCATCGACCAGCGCCGATTCGGCGGCCACACCCGCAACCACGGTGAGTCCGCGGTGCGCCGCTCCTGCTACGCCGCCGACCGCACCGGGCACATGATCCTGCAGACGCTCTACCAGAACTGCGTGAAGCAGGGCGTCGAGTTCTACAACGAGTTCTACGTCCTCGACCTGCTGCTGGTCGACGACGCCGAGGGCAACCCGCAGGCGGCCGGCGTCGTGGCCTACGAGCTGGCCAGCGGCGAGATCCACGTCTTCAAGGCGAAGTCGGTGGTCTTCGCGACCGGCGGCGTCGGCAAGGTCTTCAAGACCACGACGAACGCACACACCCTCACCGGTGACGGCATGGGCGTGGTGTACCGCAAGAACCTGCCGCTGGAGGACATGGAGTTCTACCAGTTCCACCCGACGGGTCTGGCCGGGCTGGGCATCCTGCTCAGCGAGGCGGCCCGCGGCGAGGGCGCCATCCTGCGCAACTCCGAAGGTGAGCGCTTCATGGAGCGCTACGCCCCGACGATCAAGGACCTGGCACCGCGCGACATCGTCGCCCGGTCGATGGCCAGCGAGGTGCGCGAGGGTCGCGGTGCCGGCCCGAACCGCGACTACGTCTACCTCGACCTCACCCACCTGGAGCCCGCGCACATCGACGCGAAGCTGCCGGACATCACCGAGTTCGCCCGTACTTACCTCGGTGTTGAGCCCTACACCGAGCCGGTGCCGGTCTACCCCAGCGCGCACTACGCGATGGGCGGCGTGCCGACCAACATCCGGGCCGAGGTGCTGCGCAACAACACCGATATCGTCCCCGGCCTCTACGCCGCCGGCGAGGTGGCCTGTGTCTCGGTGCACGGCTCGAACCGGCTGGGCACCAACTCGCTGCTGGACATCAACGTCTTCGGCCGCCGGGCCGGCATCGCGGCCGCCGAGCACGCCGTGGCCAGCCAGCACCTCGAACTGCCCGAGACGCCATCGGCTTTCGTCGAGGGCCTCATCAGCACCCTGATGAACTCGACCGGCAGCGAGCGGGTCTCCACGATCCGCACCGAACTGCAGGCCACCATGGACCTCAATGCGCAGGTGTACCGCACCGAGGAGTCACTGAAGCAGGCTGAATCCGACATCGCGGCGCTGCGCGAGCGGTACGTCAACGTCTCGATCGGAGACAAGGGCAAGCGCTTCAACTCCGACCTGCTGGAGGCCATCGAACTCGGCTTCCTGCTCGAGATCGCCGAGATCATGGTCGTCTCGGCCAAGGCCCGCAACGAGTCGCGCGGGGCGCACTTCCGCGAGGACTACCCGAACCGCGACGACGTGAACTTCATGCGGCACACGATGGCCTACCGCCAGCCCGACGGCAGCATCGCCCTTGATTACAAGCCGGTCGTGCAGACCCGGTACATGCCGATGGAGCGCAAGTACTAG
- a CDS encoding succinate dehydrogenase hydrophobic membrane anchor subunit, producing the protein MTDSLARVPGDSLSMYSPIPPVIEAPRSSPARRGRGKTNMELYAWLFMRVSGIILVVLVLGHLFIMNILDGGVQRINFGFVAGRWASPFWQTWDLVMLWLAMIHGSNGLRTIINDYTRRDQTRFWLKVLLYTASTLVITLGTLVIFTFDPNH; encoded by the coding sequence ATGACTGACTCACTCGCCCGCGTGCCCGGCGACTCGCTCTCCATGTACTCCCCGATCCCACCGGTCATCGAGGCACCCCGCTCGTCGCCGGCCCGCCGTGGCCGTGGCAAGACGAACATGGAGCTCTACGCGTGGTTGTTCATGCGCGTCTCCGGCATCATCCTGGTCGTGCTGGTGCTCGGGCACCTGTTCATCATGAACATCCTCGACGGCGGCGTGCAGCGCATCAACTTCGGCTTCGTCGCCGGACGGTGGGCCTCCCCGTTCTGGCAGACCTGGGACCTGGTGATGCTCTGGTTGGCGATGATCCACGGCAGCAATGGCCTGCGCACCATCATCAACGACTACACCCGCCGCGATCAGACCCGCTTCTGGCTCAAGGTACTGCTGTACACCGCCTCGACGCTGGTCATCACCCTCGGCACACTCGTCATCTTCACGTTTGACCCGAACCACTGA